The Paeniglutamicibacter sulfureus genome includes a region encoding these proteins:
- the smc gene encoding chromosome segregation protein SMC — protein sequence MHLKTLTVRGFKSFASATTFEFEPGVTAVVGPNGSGKSNVVDALAWVMGEQGAKTLRGGKMEDVIFAGTSGRAPLGRAHVSLTIDNSDGALPIEYAEVTISRTLFRAGGSEYAINGNSCRLLDIQELLSDSGLGREMHVIVGQGQLDRILHATPEDRRGFIEEAAGVLKHRRRKEKTVRKLDAMQGNLNRLEDLTSEIRRQLTPLGKQAKIARRAQSVQFDVRDAKSRLLADDLVTLRGTLEKDIADEESQRAAQQVVQARLEEARAELTKLEVAAAHATPALNKARDLWFGLTSTRERFRSLGALSAERSRLLGTDGIDVDPSRDPDRLEAQAERLREELEALEENLEMRQDLLEEALEAKSQAEKAAHAEQQRLTSELRVAADRREGLARLAGQVGASRSKVEAAEGELGRLRDSLQGWSARREGTANEFAALEQQAASVQDGEEDLDTAYEHAADRHEALVAQMDTQRRTEQELATQLGSLRGRLEALREGAVRKDASEDILAGGHEGLLGRLSEHLEVETGYEIAVAAALGPIAEAIAVQELDHALEILGGLRASEGGRVHLVSGNLDASAHGISPVSSGKHVLDVISAPEALRGTLAHLLGTTVVATDLAEAKHLLSQDAGTRAVTLAGDILTAGSASGGTTAAPSLIEQNAAIAETEAELALIEERLGSLRLEAADLTAGLMAAEEAADTALSRLHDSDARISAVAQRMEHLGSLLRQGQDDRERLEQQIAVAQEKLEVEQERLAELIERLDMAQESPQDDEPETDQRDELAAAASSARQKELDARLALRSAEERANGLRGRVESLKRAAETERRARAEARRRAEIRRRQAAAAREVSAKVERVVSFMDISIELADREREEFQARREELEAELSLVRGRVDKLGHELAELTNSVHRDEMARAEQRMRIETLENRSIEELGLTSEHLIENFGPHLPVPQPAAEDDKWAALRAEVDDEGNAIPEGIPFDRVEQEKRLKRAERDLAALGRVNPLALEEFDALEERHKFLTSQLEDLRKSRKDLLDIIKDVDERVERAFTEAYNDTAAQFERVFGRLFPGGEGRLVLTDPENMLTTGIEVEARPAGKKIKRLSLLSGGERSLTAVALLVAIFKARPSPFYVMDEVEAALDDTNLGRLITIFEELRESSQLIVITHQKRTMEVADALYGVTMRGDGVSMVISQRIERQDAQSA from the coding sequence GTGCATTTGAAAACACTCACCGTTCGCGGATTCAAGTCGTTTGCCTCGGCAACGACCTTTGAATTCGAACCGGGTGTCACCGCCGTGGTCGGCCCCAATGGTTCGGGCAAGTCAAACGTTGTCGATGCACTTGCCTGGGTCATGGGGGAGCAGGGCGCCAAGACCCTGCGTGGCGGCAAGATGGAGGATGTCATCTTCGCCGGCACCTCCGGCCGCGCGCCGCTGGGCCGCGCCCACGTCTCCCTGACGATCGACAACAGCGACGGTGCGCTGCCCATCGAATACGCCGAAGTCACCATTTCCAGGACCCTGTTCAGGGCGGGAGGCTCCGAATACGCCATCAACGGCAATTCCTGCAGGCTACTGGATATCCAGGAACTCCTCTCGGACTCCGGCCTGGGACGGGAAATGCACGTGATCGTCGGCCAAGGACAGCTTGACCGAATCCTGCATGCCACGCCCGAGGACCGCAGGGGCTTCATCGAGGAAGCCGCCGGTGTGCTCAAGCACCGTCGGCGCAAGGAAAAGACCGTACGGAAACTTGACGCCATGCAGGGCAACCTGAACCGGCTCGAAGACCTCACCAGCGAGATCCGCCGCCAGCTCACACCCCTTGGCAAACAGGCCAAGATCGCCCGTCGCGCCCAGAGCGTCCAGTTCGACGTGCGTGATGCCAAGTCCAGGCTCCTGGCCGATGACCTGGTGACCTTACGCGGCACACTGGAAAAGGACATCGCCGACGAAGAGTCACAGCGGGCAGCCCAGCAAGTGGTCCAGGCCCGGCTCGAAGAAGCCCGGGCTGAGCTCACCAAGCTTGAAGTCGCGGCCGCCCACGCCACCCCCGCCCTCAATAAGGCGCGGGACCTCTGGTTTGGCTTGACCTCCACGCGGGAACGCTTCAGGTCCCTGGGTGCCCTGTCAGCGGAACGCTCCCGCCTGCTCGGAACCGACGGCATTGACGTCGACCCGAGCCGTGATCCAGACCGGCTCGAAGCACAGGCCGAGCGACTGCGCGAAGAGCTGGAGGCACTCGAGGAAAACCTCGAGATGCGCCAGGACCTGCTGGAGGAAGCCCTCGAGGCCAAATCGCAGGCCGAGAAAGCAGCACATGCCGAACAACAGCGCCTGACCAGCGAATTGCGGGTGGCAGCGGACCGCAGGGAAGGGCTTGCGCGGCTCGCCGGGCAAGTGGGCGCCTCCCGCAGCAAGGTCGAAGCGGCAGAAGGTGAATTGGGCAGGTTGCGCGATTCGCTTCAGGGCTGGTCAGCGCGTCGCGAGGGTACCGCCAACGAGTTTGCCGCCCTCGAGCAACAGGCGGCATCCGTCCAGGACGGAGAGGAAGACCTCGATACGGCCTACGAACATGCTGCCGACCGCCACGAGGCGCTGGTAGCCCAGATGGATACCCAACGCCGGACTGAACAAGAACTTGCCACGCAATTGGGTTCCCTGCGCGGAAGGCTTGAGGCACTGCGCGAAGGTGCCGTCCGCAAGGATGCCTCGGAAGACATCCTGGCCGGCGGACATGAAGGCCTGCTGGGTCGGCTGTCGGAACACCTGGAAGTCGAGACGGGCTATGAGATTGCCGTTGCGGCCGCCTTGGGCCCGATTGCCGAAGCCATTGCCGTCCAGGAACTGGACCACGCCCTGGAGATCCTGGGCGGGCTGCGCGCATCAGAGGGAGGACGTGTCCATCTGGTCAGTGGAAATCTTGACGCCTCTGCCCACGGCATATCGCCTGTGTCTTCGGGGAAGCATGTATTGGACGTCATCAGTGCACCCGAAGCATTGCGCGGCACGTTGGCACACCTGTTGGGAACCACGGTGGTCGCCACGGACCTTGCCGAGGCGAAGCATTTGTTGTCGCAGGATGCAGGTACCCGCGCAGTGACACTGGCCGGAGACATTCTCACTGCGGGTTCCGCCAGTGGCGGCACTACTGCCGCCCCTTCGCTGATAGAACAGAATGCGGCCATCGCCGAAACCGAAGCAGAACTGGCTCTGATTGAGGAACGCCTTGGCTCCTTGCGCCTGGAGGCAGCTGACCTTACCGCCGGGCTCATGGCCGCCGAGGAGGCCGCAGACACGGCATTGAGCCGTTTGCACGATTCGGATGCGAGGATCTCTGCCGTAGCCCAGCGGATGGAGCACCTGGGATCGCTGCTCCGGCAGGGCCAGGACGATCGCGAGCGCCTCGAACAGCAGATTGCCGTTGCCCAGGAAAAGCTGGAAGTCGAGCAGGAGAGGCTCGCCGAACTCATCGAGCGCCTGGACATGGCCCAGGAGTCGCCGCAGGACGATGAACCCGAGACCGACCAGCGCGATGAACTGGCGGCTGCCGCCTCAAGCGCGCGGCAAAAGGAACTGGATGCCCGTCTGGCCCTGCGCAGCGCGGAGGAGCGTGCCAACGGGCTGCGCGGTCGGGTCGAGTCCCTGAAACGTGCGGCGGAAACCGAACGCCGGGCACGTGCCGAGGCGCGACGCCGGGCCGAGATCCGCCGCAGGCAGGCCGCCGCTGCCCGCGAGGTCTCGGCCAAGGTCGAACGCGTCGTTTCGTTCATGGACATATCGATCGAGCTGGCCGACAGGGAGCGGGAAGAATTCCAGGCCCGGCGCGAGGAACTGGAAGCCGAACTTTCCCTCGTGCGCGGACGCGTCGACAAGCTGGGCCATGAGTTGGCGGAGCTGACGAATTCGGTCCACCGCGACGAGATGGCACGGGCGGAACAGCGCATGCGCATCGAGACGCTGGAAAACCGGTCCATCGAGGAACTCGGATTGACCAGCGAGCACCTCATTGAGAACTTCGGTCCGCACCTGCCGGTTCCGCAGCCCGCTGCCGAGGACGACAAATGGGCTGCCCTGCGCGCTGAAGTGGATGACGAGGGCAACGCCATACCCGAAGGAATCCCGTTTGACCGGGTCGAGCAGGAAAAAAGGCTGAAAAGGGCCGAACGGGATCTTGCTGCGTTGGGCAGGGTTAATCCGCTGGCGCTGGAAGAGTTCGATGCGCTTGAGGAGAGGCACAAGTTCCTGACCTCGCAACTGGAGGACCTGCGGAAGAGCCGCAAGGACCTGCTCGATATCATCAAGGACGTCGACGAGCGCGTGGAGCGTGCCTTCACGGAGGCCTACAACGACACCGCGGCACAGTTCGAGCGGGTCTTTGGGAGATTGTTCCCCGGGGGAGAAGGGCGCTTGGTCCTCACGGATCCGGAGAACATGCTGACCACCGGCATTGAAGTGGAAGCCCGTCCCGCCGGGAAGAAGATCAAGCGGCTTTCCTTGCTCTCCGGTGGCGAGCGGTCGTTGACGGCCGTCGCACTGTTGGTGGCGATCTTCAAGGCTCGTCCGTCACCCTTCTACGTCATGGATGAAGTGGAAGCCGCGCTGGACGACACCAACCTGGGTCGCCTGATCACCATCTTTGAGGAGCTGCGCGAATCCAGCCAACTCATCGTGATCACGCACCAAAAGCGCACCATGGAAGTGGCGGACGCGCTCTACGGCGTCACCATGCGTGGAGACGGCGTTTCCATGGTGATCAGTCAGCGCATCGAACGCCAGGATGCACAAAGCGCCTAA
- a CDS encoding serine hydrolase domain-containing protein — MKSLTAIDSWPSTQAASAVVAADGAVLGSHGDVGHRFALASVTKLLSTYAFLVAVEEGAFELDTPAGPEGSTVKHLLAHTSGYDFAERKVRFTPGDRRLYSNAGFEVLAETLEKATDMRFTDYLREAVLQPLGMDSTSLDGSAAADGVSTLGDLMTFAAELQDPTLLDVQTHSQATHVVFPELPGILPGYGRQKNNTWGLGFEIRSEKSPHWTGTLNSPETYGHFGQAGTFLWVDPVLGAACVTLTDKPFGPWAVEAWTPFNDEVVREVMGS; from the coding sequence TTGAAGAGTCTTACGGCCATCGATTCATGGCCTTCGACACAGGCGGCTTCGGCAGTGGTTGCCGCTGACGGCGCAGTCCTGGGATCACACGGCGATGTTGGGCACCGCTTTGCACTTGCCTCGGTCACCAAGCTGCTCAGTACCTACGCATTTCTGGTCGCGGTGGAGGAGGGAGCTTTTGAGCTCGACACGCCTGCCGGCCCCGAAGGCTCCACCGTCAAGCATCTCCTGGCCCACACCTCCGGTTACGATTTTGCCGAACGCAAGGTGCGCTTTACCCCTGGTGACCGGCGCCTGTATTCGAATGCCGGCTTTGAGGTCTTGGCCGAGACGTTGGAGAAAGCCACCGACATGAGATTCACCGACTACCTTCGCGAAGCCGTCCTGCAACCGCTCGGCATGGACTCCACGTCCCTGGACGGCAGCGCCGCAGCGGACGGCGTCTCGACCCTGGGCGATCTCATGACGTTCGCGGCCGAATTGCAGGACCCGACACTGTTGGACGTGCAAACCCACTCCCAGGCAACTCACGTAGTTTTCCCGGAGCTTCCCGGGATCCTCCCGGGCTACGGACGGCAAAAGAACAACACCTGGGGACTGGGTTTTGAAATCCGGTCGGAGAAGTCCCCGCACTGGACCGGCACGCTGAACTCGCCGGAAACCTACGGACACTTTGGTCAGGCTGGAACGTTCCTTTGGGTCGACCCGGTACTGGGTGCGGCCTGTGTGACTTTGACCGACAAACCCTTTGGCCC